A single region of the Drosophila miranda strain MSH22 chromosome 2, D.miranda_PacBio2.1, whole genome shotgun sequence genome encodes:
- the LOC108155877 gene encoding uncharacterized protein LOC108155877 — MLPRITLVFIIICGYLLYTDCRETVRSKRAKRPRAPEPVNFEPEPQQDLENDESGSQEKDLPEIPENFLSPSVREYLELGKSIPGRPGVDYPILSAVPYTNFYCDEQEYPGFFADMETRCQGWHYCDIDGRQASFLCPNGTQFSQAVFVCDWWFNVRCDLSPRLYAINARLYQRPKVNPTRPHRIITKQLVEDIFT; from the exons ATTGCCGCGAAACGGTCCGTTCGAAGCGAGCCAAACGCCCACGGGCCCCGGAACCGGTCAACTTTGAGCCGGAGCCGCAGCAGGATCTGGAAAACGACGAGAGCGGCAGCCAGGAGAAGGATCTGCCGGAGATACCAGAGAACTTTCTGAGTCCATCGGTGCGGGAGTATCTGGAGCTGGGAAAGTCCATTCCGG GTCGTCCTGGGGTCGACTATCCCATCCTGTCGGCGGTGCCCTACACGAACTTCTACTGCGACGAGCAGGAGTATCCCGGATTCTTTGCCGACATGGAGACCAGGTGCCAGG GCTGGCACTACTGCGACATCGATGGACGGCAGGCCTCGTTCCTCTGCCCCAACGGCACCCAGTTCTCGCAGGCCGTCTTCGTCTGCGACTGGTGGTTCAACGTGCGCTGCGATCTCTCGCCACGGCTGTACGCCATCAATGCCCGGCTCTACCAGCGCCCCAAGGTAAACCCCACGCGGCCGCATCGCATCATCACCAAGCAGCTGGTCGAAGACATCTTCACCTAG